From the Opitutia bacterium genome, one window contains:
- a CDS encoding ribulokinase translates to MYTLGIDFGTNSVRALVVRCADGAEFGAGVADYPSGQQGILLDPRDHDLARQHPTDYLISLERAVHGALERAGKRRGFDASRVVGIGVDTTGSSPLPVDARNVPLASAPRWKKNLHAQCWLWKDHTSWREAARITELAAAQRPHFIAKCGNTYSSEWFWSKLWRCRNVAPDVFAAAFSWVELCDWVPSVLAGITDPRQIKRGICAAGHKALYSDEWGGLPDQEFLAQLDPQLAALRERLYEKAHDARTAAGYLSAPWARKLALPAGIPIAIGAFDVHYGAIGCGVREGTIVKVIGTSACDCGVVSMRKTIPDIPGICGIVPGAILPGFYGLEAGQSAVGDIFKWWVEVVCGGDAAMHRVLTKQAARLAPGQSGLLALDWHNGNRTILVDPLLSGALLGCTLHTTQAEIYRALIEATAFGARAILERLQEYRIETRRIVCAGGIAEKNPLLMQIYADVTGCTMFVSRSSQTCALGAAVSAAVLADAHADFPSAQRKMTSLKPIAYRPQAANRRRYNELYRLYRAVHDAFGGLNQSADLSAVMRELRALKANSHR, encoded by the coding sequence ATGTATACACTGGGAATCGATTTCGGCACCAACTCGGTCCGGGCACTCGTCGTCCGCTGCGCGGACGGCGCCGAGTTCGGCGCCGGCGTCGCGGACTATCCGTCCGGTCAGCAAGGCATCCTGCTCGACCCGCGGGACCACGATCTCGCGCGCCAGCATCCGACCGACTATTTGATCAGTCTCGAGCGGGCCGTGCACGGCGCGCTCGAGCGAGCGGGAAAACGTCGCGGCTTCGACGCCTCGCGCGTCGTGGGGATCGGCGTCGACACCACCGGCTCCTCGCCTTTGCCCGTCGATGCGCGAAATGTCCCGCTCGCCTCCGCGCCGCGCTGGAAGAAAAATCTCCACGCCCAGTGCTGGCTGTGGAAAGACCATACCAGCTGGCGCGAGGCCGCGCGGATCACCGAGCTCGCGGCGGCGCAGCGCCCGCATTTCATCGCCAAGTGCGGCAACACCTACTCCTCGGAATGGTTTTGGTCCAAGCTCTGGCGCTGTCGCAATGTCGCGCCGGACGTCTTCGCCGCGGCATTCTCCTGGGTGGAGTTGTGTGACTGGGTGCCCTCGGTTCTCGCGGGCATCACCGATCCGCGCCAAATCAAGCGCGGGATCTGCGCGGCCGGACACAAGGCGCTTTACTCCGACGAATGGGGCGGCCTCCCCGATCAAGAGTTCCTCGCGCAGCTCGATCCGCAACTGGCCGCGCTGCGCGAGCGGCTCTATGAGAAGGCTCACGACGCGCGCACGGCTGCGGGTTACCTCAGCGCGCCATGGGCGCGAAAACTAGCCCTGCCGGCCGGCATCCCGATCGCGATCGGCGCGTTCGACGTTCACTATGGCGCCATCGGCTGCGGCGTGCGGGAAGGCACGATCGTCAAAGTCATCGGCACGTCCGCGTGCGATTGCGGCGTGGTGTCGATGCGAAAAACCATCCCCGACATTCCCGGCATTTGCGGGATCGTGCCGGGAGCCATTCTTCCGGGATTCTACGGCCTCGAGGCCGGTCAGTCGGCCGTCGGCGATATTTTCAAATGGTGGGTGGAAGTCGTTTGCGGCGGCGACGCCGCGATGCATCGCGTGTTGACGAAGCAAGCCGCGCGGCTCGCCCCCGGGCAGAGCGGGCTCCTCGCCCTCGACTGGCACAACGGGAATCGCACTATCCTCGTCGATCCGCTCCTGAGCGGCGCCCTGCTGGGCTGCACGCTGCACACGACGCAGGCGGAGATTTACCGCGCCTTGATCGAGGCCACGGCATTCGGTGCCCGCGCGATTCTCGAGCGTTTGCAGGAATATCGCATCGAGACCCGCCGCATCGTGTGCGCCGGCGGCATTGCGGAGAAGAACCCGCTGCTGATGCAAATCTACGCCGACGTCACGGGCTGCACGATGTTCGTCTCCCGTTCGAGTCAGACCTGCGCATTGGGGGCGGCCGTTTCCGCCGCAGTCCTCGCCGACGCGCATGCCGATTTTCCCTCGGCCCAGCGCAAGATGACTTCGCTCAAGCCGATCGCTTACCGCCCGCAGGCGGCGAATCGCCGGCGCTACAACGAACTCTATCGACTCTATCGCGCCGTCCACGACGCCTTCGGCGGTTTGAACCAATCGGCCGACCTCTCCGCGGTGATGCGCGAGTTGCGCGCGCTGAAAGCAAACTCGCACCGCTGA